The Triticum aestivum cultivar Chinese Spring chromosome 5A, IWGSC CS RefSeq v2.1, whole genome shotgun sequence genomic sequence gcccaatcctttttgtagcaaaggacaagcctagacaaactcttatataaagcaaagcgttcccgaggacacatgggaattatcgtcaagctagttttcatcatgctcatatgattcatgttcgttactttgatagtttgatatgtgggtggaccggtgcttgggtgctgtccttacttggacaagcctctcaCTTATGATTATGCACTCTAGTAAGCATCtgtaactacgaaagaagaattaagataaatctaaccatagcatgaaacatatggatccaaatcagccccttacgaagcaacacataaactagggtttaagcttctatcactctagcaacccatcatctaattattattTTCCAATGTctttccctaggcccaaataatggtgaaatgtcatgtagtcgacgttcacataacatcactagaggaaagacaacatatatctcatcaaaatatcaaacgaataccaaattcacatgattacttataacaagacttctcccatgtcctcaggaacaaacgtaactactcacaaagcatattcatgttcataatcaaaggggtattgaatatcattaaggatctgaacatatgattttccaccgaataaaccaactagcatcaactacaaggagtaatcaacactactagcaacccacatgtaccaatctaagaTTTTGAGActaagattgaatacaagagatgaactagggtttgaaaggagatggtgctggtgaagatgttgatggagattgaccccctcttgatgagaggatcgttggtgatgatgacatTTCCCCATATgggagagaagtttccccggccgaacagctccgccggagccctagattgcttctgcccaggtttcgcctcgagacggcggcgcttcgtcccaaaaatttgcttatgatttttttcaggtcaaaaccctccatgtagcagaagatgggcaccagtgACCTGCCAGaaggcccacaagccctaggggcgcccccaaacttgtggcctcctggtgggtccctctggtattttcttcgtccaatatttttatatattccaaaataattctccataaattttcaggacttttggagttgtgcagaataggtctatcagatttgctccttttcgttctagaattccagctgtcggcattctccctctttgtgtaaaccttgtaaaataagagagaaaaggcatatgtATTGtatcataatgtgtaataacatcccataatgcaataaatatcaatataaaagaatgatgcaaaatggacgtatcagtcgatACTATACGAAGCTGCTTCAAGATACTAATGATTTTCTCTATTATATCGCCATTCAGCTCAACGAACTTGGCGCTATTGACATTAATGATCATGAAGTGGTGAAGAAGTTACTTCGGTCTCTGGACAATTCATTTGATACTCTGATTATGATGATCAAAGAGCGCCCAGAATGCAAAGATCTCAAACCCACAAATGTTCTTGAGAGACTTAACTCAGATGAGCCGCAAGAAGAAGAGACGAGAGATTTGTATGGTTTCAACTATTGCGAAAGCCATGCTCTCAAGGTTGTTGTTGATTCTTCCTCGAAAGAACAAATTGATGACTATGAATTTGACAACCTGATCATATCGTTCAAGATCTCGCATTGACTGTGAAACGCTTCAACTGATACAAGAAGAAGAAACACTTCTAGAAAAAATGTCAAAGTATAGCTCAAAATCTGCCTATGGCTCAAATTCCTCGATGAAAACTCATGGTACAAATGAAAAATACGACCATTTGATCGATGAATTTCCTCTAGGAGAAATTGAGGCTAGGAACAATGGCAaagttaccaatagtagcaagagCAGCAAGAGTAAGAACTATGATTCTTACCATGacaagaagaaaaggaagcatTTCAAGAATAAAGAGAGTTCATCCTCGAACCTACAAAGAAGAAGAATTCTCACAAGGCCATGGCTTATATTAGCAAAGAGATGGATCCGAGGAAGAAGCCTCTGAGTCCGAAGCCGTTGAAAAAGAATCGCCTGTTGAGGAATTTGGTTCCGGCATCACGGGTATTGCTTACGCCTCTACACCAACATCGAGCTTGTTCTTCGACAATGATGATAGCAACGACGAGGCACCTCCATTCTGCTTAATGGCAAAAACCTTTAAGGGAACTAACTCTCGGTCGAGAAAGAATTCCTCATAGATCAAGAATGGAAATTCCTCGAATGGGTTCTAATGCCATTTCTTCCTCTTGTGAATATGAACACTATTCTTCTAACAATTATGTTCATACTTCTAAGGAAAACAACTGCATATTCATACAACTATGCTAAccactctttgagaaaaaaaaactCTAATGCCTCTCAAGCAAAGTACTCTTATGTTCAGCGTCCAGCTAAATATTCTCAGTCGACCATCGTGATGTTGGTGGTTAAGAATAACTAATTCTTCTGCAGGACTATTTCTCCGCTGGCACTGAACGGGTCAtggatagtggatgtactaatcatatgaccAAAGACGGAAGTTTATTCGCCGATCTTAAATTGACTACTCCCTCATAGAAGTATATCACCTTTGGCGACAACAATGAAGGAAAGGTAATTGAGTTAGGTAAAGTTGCTATATCCAAAGAGAAGCACATTGATAAGGTCATGCTTGTTCAATCTCTTAGATTCAATCTACTGTCCATTTCAAATTTTGTGATATGGGCATGATGGTGTTATTCACCAAATCTAGATGTGTGGTTTTCATGCAAAATGATAACACCTTTATATTCGAAGGTGTAGAAAATGTTATTTATATATTGTGAATTTCTCTAAAGGTCCCTCAGTTACCACCTGTTTTCTTGCAGAAACTATAGAGGGCTGGTTGTGGCATCAAAGGCTTGGCCATGTATGTATGAGAAACTTGCAGGCGTTGGTGAAGAAAATGCACATCATAGAAATTGCCGATGTAAAATTCCATAAAAATCGCCTCTTTGGTGCATGCGAAGCTAGCAAGCTCATGAAGAAATTGCATTCCCCAGACTATCATGACCATGACAAGGCCACTCAAGattcttcacatggacctcttcgggccGCAGAGCTACTCTAGCTTCGGTGTAACCACTATGGACTCGCCATTGTCTATGATTTTTCTTCACATGAGTTTTCTTTCTTGAGGATTAATCCAGAACCCAGAAATTTTTCAAACGTTTTGCCAAAAAGGCTGAAAATAAATATGAAATCACCATCAGGCACGTGAAAAGTGAAAGTGGCACGTAGTTCAACAATACTCATATCAAAGAGTTTCTCAATTATTATGGCATCACCCATGAGTTCTCCGCGGCTTATACTCCCAAGCAAAATGGAGTAGTGGAGAGAAATAATCAAACACTCATTAAGATTGTATGGATCATATTTAATGAGTACAAAACCTCAATGCAATTTTGGGCGAACGCCATCAACAAAGGACCGTATGATCTCAGCAGCATCTCTCTTCATGTCTCTCTCATCTGACTTGTCGAATAGGGGATAGATGAGAATTTACTAAAAGTCAGAGCTCCATACCTTATCCACTATAATCCATTGTACCCCTTTGGTATATCAGGTCGCCGCATCGCCATTGCCATCCAAAAATTCGATGCTCCACACTGAGCCCATACGTGGAGTGGTGCAAATTAAAGGAGCTCGGCATTTATCCGAACCCTTCCGTATCACCTTTTTCCGGTCAAATTGCTCGAAGATCATCCTGTCGGTGCACATTTCCATGGCTATATATGCAAGGTTCCCCTATGTCCAGCCCAAAGCAAGCCAGCACAGCTCAAAGTCAAAGCCTCGTACCCGAGAATTGAGCTCTCTAGCACTAGCACTGAAGATCGGGCCAGCTTGATGGAGCAAGTGACGAAGCTAGCGGGGCAGCGGGCCGTGGTGATCTTCGGCACGAGCTCCTGCTGCATGTGCCACACGGTGACGAGCCTCCTCCGGGATCTCGGGGCAAACCCCACGGTGGTGGAACTGGACGAGGACCCTTGGGGGAAGGAGATGGAGAAGGCGCTGGCGCGGCTCATCGGACGGAACCCTGCCGTGCCGGCGGTGTTCATCGGCGGCAGGCTCGTCGGATGCACCGACAAGGTCATGTCCCTTCACCTCAGCGGCAAACTGGTCCCGCTGCTTCGTAATGCAGGTGCTGTCTGGGTGTAGTCCAGGGAGGGCTTTGTAGATATTCGGCTTTGATGCATTGGGCGCCAGAGAATAATGTAATGTGTACGTGCTCAGTTATCCTTTCCTGTATTTGGGGACGATGGAGACTAAGGAAACCATGCAGGTATTTTTACTGTTGATGGGAGTGCCTGTCCTATCAAAGTGTTACACATTATAAAAGCAAATTGCAAGAGAACTTTCATTCTATTTCTGAACTGTCAAGCGAGCACGAAGAACATCAGAAGTAAAAAAAAAAAATTACATCCAAGTTcgtagaccacctaacgacgactacaagTGCGCGCTGAAGATGCACCGCCGTCATCGCCACTCCCTCATCGGTGtcaggcaaaccttgttgtagtagaccgTCGAAAAATCGTCATGCTAAGCCTCATAGTTACGCATTATAATTAGTGGTGTCTCAAATCAAACTTTGTTATATTTTATCAAAATTATAATAAATACAAACAGTACCAAATAAATATAATATGATAATATattacatgatgaatctaatgatatataaTAGGTATGGTGAATGGTGATATTTTTTATGTAACCttgctcaaacttcaaaaaaaTGACTTAAGACAACACTATTATGTGAAGTAAAAAAGGACTTTTTTTTCTTTTCACACCAAACCAGGCGGGTACATGAACTTTAAATTTCAACTTTCAAAATTTCAACTTTTGGTATTGTACTTTCCAAATTTAAAACTTTTGAAAATTTGAACTTATAAAATTATTGAACTTTCAAAATTGTGATGAACTTTGCACAGAAAGGAAATATATGAAAAACGCATGTGTGGGCCTCACCATGAAACTCTTCCTTGCGCTAATGCAACTCCTTGAAAAAGGAGTGGCCGCCTCACATGATGACCCCCTACGGAGGCCCCCTAGAATACGGGAAATACATAGGGGGCTATTCCTCTTTTGTTCTTCTGGTTTCTAGTTGGTTTTCCCTGGAAAAAAAAGTCCTTAAAAAATATCCACGAATCTTAAAAATGATTATGTATTTTAAAAGTGTTCTGGAATTCAAGtatgttcatcaattttaaaaatattcacaaattttaaaaatgttcatgtattttaaACAATGTTGCCGAGTTATAAAAAATATTCATGTACTCCTAAAATTGTTCTAATTTTGTTACATGTTTATGTTTTTAAGATGTAAAACAAAAATATGAAagtaagaagaaaaaaagaaattaGCAGAAGAAAGACCGCAGAAAATAGACAGATtagaacaaaaaacaaaaagaattacTCTAAAACTGCATCTCGATGTATTTAAGATGTCCAGCCCATGAACGGTCGCTCTGTTCGTTTGGGTGACATCTTGTTGTAATAAAAGAGGGATGATTAGAAATTTCCCCTTTTACACGAGCAGTTGGTTCGCTTCATTCGTATTTATTAATTATATCAGCAGATCCCTTGATAGGGTTGCTCATGGGGCAGTTTACGTGACAAGGATTAGATTGGATGTACATGAgactagatagcaactcaagttgagctcgaagctcaacattctcctttaaaatggatgcttcacaagtaatagagtaaGTAtcccaagcatcatcattaacaacaataggagaggacacCTTGGCAAGATCTTTTaagtaagaagcttcaagttgagcatgagactcggtgagtttgatgagctcacccttgatgacccttgagccattttcgaggtgctcaaaatcctcaaggagtctagcaagAGAAACTTCAAGCCtcgcatttttagttttgaaatcattggccacctcgagtgctccatcatgagattcctttattctaaataattctagagcaaaggtctcctcaagagatttGGATGTGGTTTGTTcttgttcaagagcttgagatagctctgcgatctcatttgcgtaatcacgctcatgagcttccattttctcaatggtgacctcatgctcctctagatgagattccaactcaatGTATTTATTTCCTtcaatggcaatagacatgatttccatgaagttggaacgagcaaatttatttttgtgaagaactttaaaaatcatttcccccttagtttttaaggaggcaacattatcattctcttcatcataatcaacattatcatcactcttgccatcatcacaagatatattgggattcaaagtggaagatacctttgaagccttggccataaggcaaaatgcaatagatgatgatgtaggatccgttgaagcaccattcaagaccagatcttgttccatggggtgttggctttcctctacattgttagcacaacaattcgaggacatatatgcatttttatcatggcaacaagacattgtaaacatatcatcatgagatttagtcatgcaatttctacatgatatgcaaggactatcaacacaagcatgtgaaacagttggagtgctcgaagtgttcaagcccaaagaaggagcagtgcaataagatagtgatgaaggatcatccacaataaacaTACTATCGTCATTGCactgaccaacactactcaccatattattaccttgtggcaaaccacatgtaggtgaagtagaagaagttgagaagactatacggccggatgtggagggagaacaatcatctccacaaaacttggacacgccatatttatcttgaagctttgttcACAACTCATGAAAATCCCGGAacagcatgagttgaaatataactatattgctcaaagcatcaaaaagcacattagaagcttgagcattgagataagagtttttctcatcctctaaagataatctttgggcatcctttggaggagaaaaacctatatctacaattcgctctaaatttgggtccatgaccctaaagagattaagtatgcgaattacccaaacatcaaaatttgtgccatcgaaactaagagtgtcagagaatcctaaacccctagtcgacatccttactctctagacggttaagccctataaagagagacgaggctagaggggggtgaataggcgttttaaaataattacggtttaggcttgaacaaatgcggaataaacctagtggttaatttgtcaagcacaaaacctacaacaactaggctcacctatgtgcaccaacaacttatgctaagcaagataaactactaggtgatagcaagatatatgacaagaaacaatatggctatcacaaagtaaagtgcataagtaaagagcttgggtaagagataaccgaggcacacggagacgatgatgtatcccgaagttcacacccttgcggatgctaatctccgtttggagcggtgtggaggcacaatgctccccaaaaagccactagggccaacgtaatctcctcacgccctcgcacaatgcaagatgccgtgattccactaagggacccttgagggcggtcaccgaacccatacactttggcaacccttgggggcggtcactggacccatacactttggcaacccttggggcgttcaccgaacccgtacactttggcaacccttgggggcggtcaccggtacccgtcaaatagctcggggcaatctccacaacctaattggagaccgtgatgcttgcccggagctctacaccacaatgattgagctccgaacaacaccaaccgtctagggcgccaaggcacccaagaggaacaagctctagggtgcccaaacacccaagagtaataagcttctcaaactttacttccacgtatcaccgtggagaactcaaaccgatgcaccaaatgcaatggcaagggcacacggagtgcccaagtccttctctctcaaatcccaccgaagcaactaatgctagggagaaaaatgagaggaagaacaagaaggagaacaccaagaactccaagatctagatccaaggggttcccctcacatagaggagaaagtgattggtggaaatgtggatctagatctcctctctcttttccctcaaaaactagcaagaatccatggagggattgagagttagcaagctcgaagaaggtcaacaatgggggaagaacacgagctcgagagataaagttcattggggaagaagacccccttttataggtggggaaaaatccaaccgttatgctcacagcccgcacagagcggtactaccgctccaaggagcggtactaccgctagggcggtagtacccctttgaaacacaacaacgaggaggcaaaaaagccagaagaaccgtcggagcggtagtaccacttgacctcacggtactaccgctaggggtagcggtactactgcttgcgagcggtactaaaaaattacatccgtgcctaccaccgctggacttgtgacgagtttttggtcccgagcggaagtagccacggaagtagccgcggtagtactgctccaagcggtagtaccgctcccaagagcggtagtaaaaaattacgtCCGCTCCTGtccgtggtagtaccgctgcagccttttcagaacaccaaaactgacacaacttctgcaaacggactttgaattcgacgaaaccaagtttgttggaaagctagcgacaagggcgaacacaatcttgatagaaataccaataagaagcaaatgagaaaaaggcccaaaagaaaatggtgagaacccttccttggatatgactggtaaaacctccaacaccgaaaacatcatagaagacgcatgcaaactccgttttcgatgaactcaagcttgtcatcaagatgaccataagctataagactcacaaagagaaccaaacaagaaccaagaaacatgatgcaaggatgcaatggtttgagctctcgatgaacgatacgatcaagctactcacttgagagcc encodes the following:
- the LOC123106508 gene encoding glutaredoxin-C1-like — its product is MEQVTKLAGQRAVVIFGTSSCCMCHTVTSLLRDLGANPTVVELDEDPWGKEMEKALARLIGRNPAVPAVFIGGRLVGCTDKVMSLHLSGKLVPLLRNAGAVWV